Genomic segment of Kibdelosporangium phytohabitans:
GCCGGTGGACGGCGGGGAAAGCCGCAGGCTGACCTACTGGGGATCGGTCAAGACCACCGCGCTCGGCTGGAACCCCGCCGGTGAGGTGCTCGCGATCAGCTCCGCCTCCCAGGCCCAGTTCCGCCGGACCTGGGCGTACGCCGTCCCGCTCGACGGGCAGCCGCGGCAGTTGCCGTGGGGGCCGCTCGGCGACATCACCTACCGCGAGGACGGCGCGGTGTTGCTGCAGACGCGCGAATCGGTCGAACCGGCGTGGTGGAAGCGGTACCGCGGCGGCACAGTCGGCCGGTTGTGGGTGGACCTCGCGGGATCCGGTGAGTTCACCCGCATCCTGTCCGAACTGGACTCCGGTCTGGTGTCGCCGATGTGGGTCGGCGACCGGATCGCGTTCCTGTCCGACCACGACGGCATCGGCAGCGTGTACTCGTGCCTGCCGGACGGCACGGACCTGCGACGGCACACCACGCACGAGTTCTACGCCCGCAACGCGTCCACGGACGGCACACGCGTCGTGTACCACTCGGCCGGCGACATCTGGGTCCTGGACAGCCTCGACGCCGCACCGCGCCAGCTGCCCGTGAAGCTCGGCGGGCCACGGGTTTCCCGTCAGCAGTACCCGATCTCGGCCCGGTACGCGCTGAACGAGGCCACGCCCGACCACACCGGCCGCGCCAGCGCGGTCGAGGTCCGCGGCACCGTGCACTGGTTGACCCACCAGGACGGTCCCGCGCGTGCGTTGTCCGCGGAACCCGGTGTGCGCGCACGGCTTCCGCAGGTCTTGGGGACGACCGGGCACGTCGTGCTGGTGACGGACGTCGAAGGCGACGAGGCGCTGGAGATCGTGCCGGTCGACGGTCCCGCGTCGCTGGAGTCCGTGCCGCGGCGGATCGGCGCAGGCCGGATCGGTCATGTGCAGGAGCTCGTCGCGGCACCGGACGGGCGGCGTGCCGGGCTCGTCACCAACGACGGCCGCGTGTTGCTCGTGGAGGTGGAGACCGGTGAGATCCGGACCGTGACGCAGGTGCGTGACGGCGATCCGTCCGGCCTGCAGTTCTCGCCCGACTCCGGCTGGATGGCCTGGTCGCACCCCGGCCCGCAGCCGTTGCGCCAGATCAAGATGGCCGACACCACCAGTCTGTCCATTGTGGACGTCACGCCGCTCCGGTTCGACGACCACGAGCCGGTCTTCACCTTGGACGGCAAGTACCTGGCGTTCCTGTCGGCGCGGAGTTTCGACCCGCACTACGACGCGCACGTGTTCGACATGTACTTCGCCGGTGGCTCCCGCCCGTACCTGGTGCCCCTGGCGGCCACCACGCCTTCGCCGTTCGCGCCGCAGGTCCAGGGGCGGCCGGTGATCGAGTCCGACGACGACAAGGATTCCGACGACGACGAGACACCTCGTGTTTCCGTTGACGTGGAAGGCATCGAGGACCGCCTGGTCGCCTTCCCGGTGGAGTCGGCGCGGTACTGGTCGCTCTACCCGGCCAAGGACAGCGTGCTGTGGATGACGCGCCCGCTGACCGGTGAACTCGGCCACGACCTCGCGTCGACCGACGACAGCCCGCCCCGGCCATCGCTCGAACGCTTCGACTTCGCCAAGCGCCGCGCGGAATCCCTGGTCGACGTGCTCGACGAGTTCAGGGTGAGCGGCGACGGCAAGCGGATCGTGGTGCAGGACGGCCGAACCCTGCGCGCCCTGCCGTCCGACCACAAGGTGGACGACGACAGCACGGACAACGTCAACGTCGACCTGTCCAGGATCCGCGTGACCGTGGACCCGCCGTCGGAGTGGCGCCAGTCGTACGACGAAGCCGGAAGGCTGATGCGCGACCACTTCTGGCGCAGCGACATGGGCGGTCTCGACTGGGCGGGCGAGCTGGAGCGCTACCGGTTCCTGTTGCCGCGCCTGGGGTCCTACGACGACCTGTGCGACCTGCTGTGGGAGGTGCAGGGCGAACTCGGGACGTCACACGCCTACGTCTTCGAGACGAAGGACTCCCCGGACTCCCGGGTGCGCGTCGGTCTGCTCGGCGCGGACCTGTCGCCGGACGCCGCGGGCGTTTGGCGTCTCGACCGGATCCTGCCGTCGGAGACCTCGGACCCCGAGGCCCGTTCGCCTCTCCGCGCACCAGGCGTCGCTGCCCGCGTCGGCGACGCGATCCTGGCTGTGGACGGCCGCCCGGTCGGATCCGCCGGTCCAGCGCCGTTGTTGGCTGGGTCGGCGGGCAAACCCGTCGAACTGACCCTCGGCCCAGCAGCAGGCGGCGCGCCCCGGCGCGTGGTCGTCGTGCCCCTGTTGGACGACACGCCCCTGCGCTACCACGCGTGGGTCGCGGAACGCCGGAAGCACGTGCATGCCTTGTCCGCGGACAAGGTCGGCTACCTGCACGTACCCGACATGCTCTCCGCGGGCTGGGCGCAGCTGCACCGCGACCTGCGCCTGGAGATGCGCCGCAACGCGCTGGTGGTCGACGTCCGCGAGAACCGCGGCGGCCACCTCTCCCAGCTGGTGATCGAAAAGCTGGCCCGGCGCGTGATCGGCTGGCAGGTGTCCAGGGACGGAAGCCGCCCCGAGACCTACCCGCAGGACGCGCCTCGCGGCCCGATCGTGGCCGTCGCCGACGAGCAGGCCGGGTCGGACGGTGACATCGTCAACGCCGCCATCAAGGCACTGGGGCTGGGCCCGGTGGTCGGGATGCGGACTTGGGGCGGGACGATCGGGATAGACATGCGCTACCACCTGATCGACGGAACCCTGGTGACCCAGCCCAAATACGGGACCTGGCTGGAAGGTCCGGGCTGGGGCGTGGAAAACCACGGCGTCGACCCGGACGTCGAAGTCCCCACGACTCCGATGGACTACGCGGCCGGACGTGACCCGCAGTTGGACACGGCTGTCCGGCTGGCTTTGGAAGCCCTGGAGACTCGCCCCGCTGTCGGTCCACCCGCTTTGCCCTCGTAGTCCCGCGACCGTGCGTGCCCGCGTCTGCTTTCCTACGCCGGTGGGGCGACGCGGGCGCTGGGCTGGTTGGAGCGGTGCAGGGACTCCGCGACGAACCCGTTGGCCTTCAGTTCCTCCACCACGCCGTGCAGGAACTCCACCGTCTCCGGCCGCTTGGTCTTGGGTGTGCCCACGGCCTGCCGGATTTGCATGAAGGCTTCGCCGATCACCCGCAGACCGGGGTTCGCTTCGACGAACTCCGTGATCGGCTGGCGGATTCCCGCGGCTGCTTCCAGGCCCGCCGACAGGAACTCCGCTGTGCCCTCCTCGCCGCGCACCACGGTCGCGTGCCGGAGTGTCCTGGTCAGGTAGAGGTCGTACGCCGAGCCCTGATTCACGCCGATCCGGACGCCGTCCCTGTCGACGTCACCGACGGTTCTCAGCTCCGAGTCCGCCGGCACTGCGAACACGCCTTCGATCAGTGCGTACGGCGCCGTGAACGCCACCTCCGCCGCTCGTGCGGGTTCGATGGCCAGGAAGCAGATGTCCGCATCGCCGGTTGTCATTGCTTCGAACGACTTCCGCGCCGCGTCGAAGCACACGTACTCCACTCGCAGCCCGAGGCGGCCGGCCAGTTCGGCTGCGATGTCCACGGTCACGCCTGTGGGTTCGGCGGGTGTTGCCTGGGCGAGGATCGGGTTGCCCAGGTTTATCGATGCGCGCAGGACTCCGGCCGGGGCCAGGTCGTCGGCGATGCTCATGGCGCCATTATCGTCCGAACGGTGTTCTTCCCGGTGTCCGCCTCCTCCCACTCCCGGTGGCACCCCCGCTTTGTCCTTACCGGACAACGTCAGCCATGCCACCGGAAGAATGCGACAACTATCACGGCAACCTGGTGCACGGGTGAAGCGTCAGAGGGCACGGGTTCGGCGGCAGCTCCCGCGGTCGCGATGCCGTACGGGAGAGTGAACCGGCAGCGCCACGGCACGCGGTCGCCCGTCCTGGCCAGGCAGGCCACTAGAATGCTGGTTACGAGGACTGCCTCGGAGCCCGGTCAGGGCGTTGCCGAAGATCCCGGACGGTCGAGTGACCAGGTAAGGCTCGCCTGTACTGTTCAGTCCGATGCCGGGTTTGCCGGAAAGGTCTGTTTCTGCGGGCGGGCAGCCGTATTGCGTACTGTGGGGTTCGATGACTTCTTCGCTGCCGATCGCGCCACCCACGCCTGAGCG
This window contains:
- a CDS encoding transporter substrate-binding domain-containing protein, producing the protein MSIADDLAPAGVLRASINLGNPILAQATPAEPTGVTVDIAAELAGRLGLRVEYVCFDAARKSFEAMTTGDADICFLAIEPARAAEVAFTAPYALIEGVFAVPADSELRTVGDVDRDGVRIGVNQGSAYDLYLTRTLRHATVVRGEEGTAEFLSAGLEAAAGIRQPITEFVEANPGLRVIGEAFMQIRQAVGTPKTKRPETVEFLHGVVEELKANGFVAESLHRSNQPSARVAPPA
- a CDS encoding S41 family peptidase, encoding MSNAYLRFPHLHGDLVTFVAEDDVWLAPTDGGRAWRVSADQVPVTRPRISPDGQHVVWTSTRDVEPEVYVAPVDGGESRRLTYWGSVKTTALGWNPAGEVLAISSASQAQFRRTWAYAVPLDGQPRQLPWGPLGDITYREDGAVLLQTRESVEPAWWKRYRGGTVGRLWVDLAGSGEFTRILSELDSGLVSPMWVGDRIAFLSDHDGIGSVYSCLPDGTDLRRHTTHEFYARNASTDGTRVVYHSAGDIWVLDSLDAAPRQLPVKLGGPRVSRQQYPISARYALNEATPDHTGRASAVEVRGTVHWLTHQDGPARALSAEPGVRARLPQVLGTTGHVVLVTDVEGDEALEIVPVDGPASLESVPRRIGAGRIGHVQELVAAPDGRRAGLVTNDGRVLLVEVETGEIRTVTQVRDGDPSGLQFSPDSGWMAWSHPGPQPLRQIKMADTTSLSIVDVTPLRFDDHEPVFTLDGKYLAFLSARSFDPHYDAHVFDMYFAGGSRPYLVPLAATTPSPFAPQVQGRPVIESDDDKDSDDDETPRVSVDVEGIEDRLVAFPVESARYWSLYPAKDSVLWMTRPLTGELGHDLASTDDSPPRPSLERFDFAKRRAESLVDVLDEFRVSGDGKRIVVQDGRTLRALPSDHKVDDDSTDNVNVDLSRIRVTVDPPSEWRQSYDEAGRLMRDHFWRSDMGGLDWAGELERYRFLLPRLGSYDDLCDLLWEVQGELGTSHAYVFETKDSPDSRVRVGLLGADLSPDAAGVWRLDRILPSETSDPEARSPLRAPGVAARVGDAILAVDGRPVGSAGPAPLLAGSAGKPVELTLGPAAGGAPRRVVVVPLLDDTPLRYHAWVAERRKHVHALSADKVGYLHVPDMLSAGWAQLHRDLRLEMRRNALVVDVRENRGGHLSQLVIEKLARRVIGWQVSRDGSRPETYPQDAPRGPIVAVADEQAGSDGDIVNAAIKALGLGPVVGMRTWGGTIGIDMRYHLIDGTLVTQPKYGTWLEGPGWGVENHGVDPDVEVPTTPMDYAAGRDPQLDTAVRLALEALETRPAVGPPALPS